One Halobaculum marinum genomic window carries:
- a CDS encoding 6-pyruvoyl trahydropterin synthase family protein — translation MPSEQQRASPLVDAGERTLQIGRDQPIRISAGHRLLHHDGKCNRPHGHNYEITVEVTGTLSEEGWVVDKGDVTDVIDEWDHRFLVEAGDPLVEAFESSGDSDGLIILEHPPTAEVMGVILEEKLSQVFPDRVSDVAVSVRETSELCAGSY, via the coding sequence GTGCCTTCCGAACAACAGCGCGCGTCACCACTTGTCGACGCCGGAGAACGAACACTCCAAATCGGCCGCGACCAGCCGATACGCATCAGCGCCGGGCATCGGCTTCTCCACCACGACGGGAAATGCAATCGGCCCCACGGCCATAACTACGAGATTACCGTGGAAGTGACCGGTACACTCTCCGAGGAGGGGTGGGTCGTCGATAAAGGAGACGTCACAGACGTCATCGACGAGTGGGACCATCGGTTCCTCGTTGAGGCTGGTGACCCACTTGTCGAGGCGTTTGAGTCTAGTGGCGATTCTGATGGACTCATCATCCTCGAACACCCGCCGACAGCTGAAGTGATGGGTGTTATTCTCGAAGAAAAACTCTCCCAAGTCTTCCCAGATCGCGTCTCTGATGTGGCAGTCTCCGTTCGCGAAACTTCGGAACTCTGTGCAGGGAGTTACTGA
- a CDS encoding queuine tRNA-ribosyltransferase tRNA-guanine transglycosylase, with translation MRFYVPEWDDAVDAHYDFEHDELSTLDRQERDLNYIWDIFEPETTPIDGVLISREQVEETDRKADRLAKYGVYDDPVLSVPNWLPTISDCGAWGYKSLPFPPYGNEEMLSFYKTLKVTVGVTIDHLVLGSGKEEGRLYLNERAFDGDMTKDDIPDAVTEVVDVMTDEWPEEWPAYVDEYEPTIRTDANSEIEPFTAADFQGEIESVLERLSQDPRAVYREDDAEFRYELTLRNAQEMYALYQRRDYPFRLMVAVQGWDSDSYARAAEEVLDIGYDYLGIGGVAGSPIHDVREIVKAVGKTVKAFERDHNTRVDSHVFGFAKTEGFETIGRSGMSSFDSASMLRSAWTGGGNYRLDHDERYDAIRVRYPSSSANIAESVEASLRSREVLVALRAYDAGGSIRDALNDWHSSSVDILPAVEHYLREHRHDNQFDERLLEVVEAAFREDFEYGRELQASFGGDLRRKLAKLLREDGPEDPVPFSQYSDLLKTADEIFDQFPHAPVLLNDSDIVTDYDRVWAIVREYATWVGDDDLLEEYQETLRERPWDRCDCPLCREESIDICIFRGNDRNRRRGFHNTRRFYDEFEEDLPKILVATKGTAKLSGFETVENYLRDEHPEFWEQTHDLPIAELGMLDASGVNEWWDDTPSMASFDPDRMAANIGEQAARYQYLFLQDDDGSIDDAVIEAAREKECAVETYSDPADLREQVLETCGENYVAGEDFLPHPPELDVDNLDILVIDQCSGSKDVPDNAPVFDADETLQFSREDLLARDNVPGIAARDLYTGRQQANVRDAVRRLRSNGHDVDRYFISAGFGLVGENDYLPPYEVTFSSMNVSEIRDRSGKLYIQEDLQKVLDESDYDVVFFTLSKDYYTSIDVDKMVQRVKADRIGVVFNRELVEDQFDNIESIPARTEDAKRHGTIVIGLKGLYMKNFAKQVDNLETIRPETIEELCRYVDDGPNQTTLPQEKS, from the coding sequence GTGCGATTCTATGTTCCTGAGTGGGACGATGCAGTCGACGCTCACTACGACTTCGAACACGACGAACTCTCTACGCTCGACCGCCAGGAGCGTGATCTAAACTATATCTGGGATATCTTCGAACCAGAGACGACACCGATTGACGGTGTGCTTATCTCTCGCGAACAGGTCGAGGAAACTGATCGAAAGGCCGACCGACTTGCCAAGTACGGCGTCTACGATGATCCAGTACTCTCTGTGCCAAACTGGCTCCCGACAATCAGCGACTGTGGCGCCTGGGGGTACAAATCCTTGCCTTTCCCTCCCTACGGGAACGAAGAGATGCTATCTTTCTATAAGACACTCAAAGTCACTGTCGGGGTCACAATCGACCATCTCGTTCTCGGGTCCGGGAAAGAAGAGGGCCGCCTCTACCTCAATGAACGGGCGTTCGATGGCGACATGACGAAGGACGACATTCCGGACGCGGTAACGGAAGTTGTCGACGTGATGACAGACGAGTGGCCGGAGGAGTGGCCTGCGTACGTTGATGAGTACGAACCTACGATTCGAACGGATGCAAACAGTGAGATCGAACCGTTCACCGCGGCAGACTTTCAAGGGGAGATTGAGAGCGTACTCGAACGTCTCTCACAGGATCCGCGCGCCGTCTACCGGGAAGACGATGCAGAGTTTCGATACGAGCTGACGCTGCGGAACGCCCAAGAGATGTATGCCCTCTATCAGCGGCGTGACTATCCGTTCCGCTTGATGGTCGCGGTTCAGGGGTGGGATTCCGACTCCTACGCGAGGGCTGCAGAGGAAGTCCTCGATATCGGCTATGACTATCTTGGGATCGGCGGCGTCGCAGGAAGCCCGATTCACGATGTTCGAGAGATCGTGAAGGCCGTCGGGAAGACGGTGAAAGCGTTTGAACGTGATCATAACACACGTGTGGATTCTCACGTCTTCGGTTTCGCAAAGACCGAAGGTTTCGAGACAATCGGACGGTCGGGAATGTCGAGTTTCGATAGTGCGAGTATGCTTCGGTCGGCGTGGACCGGAGGAGGGAACTACCGACTTGATCACGACGAACGCTATGACGCCATTCGTGTCCGCTATCCGTCGAGCAGTGCTAATATTGCGGAGTCTGTCGAGGCATCACTTCGTAGCCGCGAGGTGCTTGTTGCCCTACGGGCGTACGACGCAGGTGGCTCGATTCGTGATGCCCTCAACGACTGGCATTCATCCTCAGTAGATATTCTCCCGGCGGTCGAACACTATCTCCGTGAACACCGTCACGATAACCAGTTTGATGAGCGTCTCTTAGAGGTCGTCGAGGCGGCATTCCGAGAGGACTTCGAATATGGGCGTGAACTACAGGCGAGTTTCGGCGGCGACCTCCGCCGGAAGCTCGCTAAGCTCCTTCGTGAAGACGGCCCAGAGGATCCGGTTCCGTTCTCTCAATACAGTGATCTACTGAAGACAGCTGATGAGATATTCGATCAATTCCCACATGCGCCAGTTCTCCTCAACGACTCAGACATAGTGACTGACTACGATCGCGTTTGGGCGATCGTCAGAGAGTACGCGACATGGGTCGGGGACGACGACCTCTTAGAAGAGTATCAAGAGACACTCCGTGAGCGCCCTTGGGATCGCTGTGACTGTCCACTCTGTCGTGAGGAAAGTATTGACATCTGTATCTTCCGTGGAAACGATCGAAACCGACGTCGGGGGTTCCACAACACGCGGAGGTTCTACGATGAGTTTGAGGAGGACCTACCGAAGATTCTCGTTGCGACGAAGGGTACAGCTAAACTTAGCGGCTTTGAAACTGTCGAAAACTATCTCCGCGATGAGCATCCTGAATTCTGGGAGCAGACACACGACCTCCCTATTGCTGAACTTGGTATGTTGGATGCAAGTGGTGTGAACGAGTGGTGGGATGACACTCCTTCCATGGCGTCGTTTGACCCCGATCGAATGGCCGCAAATATTGGTGAACAGGCCGCACGCTACCAGTATCTTTTCTTACAGGATGATGACGGGTCGATCGACGATGCGGTTATTGAAGCAGCACGTGAGAAAGAATGTGCTGTAGAGACATACAGTGATCCAGCCGATCTTCGTGAGCAGGTGTTGGAGACTTGTGGCGAAAACTATGTTGCTGGCGAGGATTTCCTCCCACATCCACCAGAACTTGATGTGGACAACCTCGACATTTTGGTCATTGACCAGTGCTCTGGATCGAAGGATGTCCCTGATAATGCGCCAGTCTTTGACGCCGACGAGACGCTTCAATTTTCCCGAGAAGATCTCCTCGCTCGTGATAACGTCCCTGGGATCGCCGCACGCGACCTATACACTGGTCGCCAGCAAGCCAATGTCAGAGATGCCGTTCGCCGACTCCGATCGAACGGCCATGATGTTGATCGGTACTTCATCAGCGCCGGATTTGGCTTAGTCGGCGAGAACGACTACCTCCCCCCGTACGAAGTGACGTTCAGTTCGATGAACGTGAGCGAGATCCGTGACCGGTCCGGGAAACTCTATATTCAAGAGGATCTACAGAAGGTTCTCGACGAGAGTGACTACGACGTTGTCTTCTTTACACTCAGCAAAGACTACTACACCAGTATTGACGTTGACAAAATGGTTCAACGAGTCAAAGCGGATCGAATTGGCGTCGTGTTCAATCGTGAACTAGTCGAAGACCAGTTTGACAATATCGAGTCCATCCCCGCACGAACTGAGGATGCGAAGCGACACGGTACGATTGTCATCGGTCTCAAAGGTCTGTATATGAAGAACTTCGCCAAACAGGTTGATAATCTTGAGACGATTCGCCCGGAGACTATCGAGGAACTCTGCCGATATGTCGATGATGGACCAAACCAGACCACACTACCTCAAGAAAAGTCTTAG
- a CDS encoding DUF7386 family protein → MGTGRTTLRLSDERKRLLDQAAGIVAAGNDDDPPRSDVIDAALMHLVQSARNVEDAREDYDPRTIQDIANTDVPGFYYRTSIESRWR, encoded by the coding sequence ATGGGCACCGGACGAACGACCCTACGCCTCTCGGACGAACGGAAACGACTGCTGGATCAAGCCGCCGGGATCGTCGCGGCTGGCAACGACGATGACCCGCCGCGGTCCGACGTGATCGACGCCGCGCTGATGCACCTCGTCCAGTCGGCGCGGAACGTCGAGGACGCGAGGGAGGACTACGATCCTCGGACGATCCAAGATATCGCGAATACCGACGTTCCCGGCTTTTACTACCGGACAAGTATCGAAAGCCGGTGGAGATAA